Below is a genomic region from Caretta caretta isolate rCarCar2 chromosome 18, rCarCar1.hap1, whole genome shotgun sequence.
ccggaggGGTTGGCGGGGAGGCGATGTCCGTCCCCcccaggggcggggtggggcggaCCGGAGgggttggcgggggggggaggcgatTTCCTCCCACTAGGGGCGGCGCGGacgggaggggttggggggggaggtgatGTCCCCCCCAAGGGGCGGGCCGGGGTGGACCCCggaggggttggtgggggggggaaggcgatTTCCCCCCCCAGGGGtgggccggggcggggcggggcggaccGGAccggaggggttgggggggaggtgaTGTCCCCCCcaaggggcagggcggggtggaccggaggggttggcgggggggggaggcgatTTCCCCCCCCAGGGGCGggccggaccggaccggaccggaccggaggGGTTGGCGGGGAGGCGATGTCCGTCCCCCCCAGGGGCGGGCCGGGGCAGACCCCGGAggggttggcgggggggggggaggcgattTCCTCCCACTAGGGGCGGCGCGGacgggaggggttgggggggaggtgaTGTCCCCCCCAAGGGGCGGGCCGGGGTGGACCCCggaggggttggtgggggggggaaggcgatTTCCCCCCCCAGGGGTGGGCCGGGGTGGGGCGGACCGGAccggaggggttgggggggaggtgaTGTCCCCCCcaaggggcagggcggggtggaccggaggggttggcggggggggggggaggcgatgTCCGTCCCCcccaggggcggggtggggcggaccggaggggttgggggggaggtgatgtccccccccccaggggcgGACCGGAGGGGTTGGCGGGGGGAGGTGAtgtcgtcccgtcccccccagggGCGGGTTGGCGGGGGGGGAGGCGACGTCCCCCCCGCAGGGGTGGGCCGGAGGGATTGCGGGGGAGGCGATGTCTCTCCTGGGGTGGACTGGAGGGGATGCCTCCTGGGGAGGGTGacctggagcctccccccccccccccggctgcttTCTTTTCTGCCTCCCCTGGCAGCCCTTGGCCCAAGCGCCGCTGGCtcacccccacctcctctccttgCAGACCATGGATGGCTCCTTTGTCCAGCACAGTGTCCGTGTCCTGCAGGAGCTGAACAAGCAGCGGGAGAAGGGCCAGTACTGTGATGCTACCCTGGACGTGGGCGGGCTGGTGTTCAAAGCCCACTGGAGCGTCCTGGCTTGCTGCAGCTGCTTCTTCCAGAGTTTGTACGGAGATGGAGCCTCCAGCAGCATCATTCTCCCTGAGAGCTTTGCGGAGATCTTTGAGCTCCTGCTGGACTTCTTCTACACTGGACACCTCGCACTTACCTCAGAGAACCGGGAGAAGGTGCTTGTCGCTGCCAAGGAACTTTGTGTCCCTGAAGCTGTGGAGCTGTGTCAGAGCTTCAAGCCGAAATGCTTTGATGGCAGTGATCTAAACAACCGGTGCCTTCACGAGAAAGGTCCTAGGGAAGATCTTAATGGTCACTTAAAGCAGCCAACAGACTCGGACGGAGAAGAAGCTATCAAAGCCTTGTCTAAAGCTAATGTTGCTAGTGaagccagccccagctgctgcactAGGAGAGCCAAACTAACCCAGGGACCAAGTGGGAGCCCGTCTCTTCTTAGGGAAAGGCTTAAAAGGGCTGTTAAAACAAATGCATTGAGCAATTCAGGTGAAGTAAAGAACACCCaggaatgtaaagaaataaaaaggccACCTAAAAGAGGAGGCACTGAAGACAGAGGCATCAGCAATGAGGTGGTGCGTGGAGCATGTCCTAACAGGGTTTCTTTTATGAACTAAGAAACTACTCTCCTTAGAACTAAAGGTTTAAAACTTAAGCAGGGAGAGATTTGCTCCTGAAAACTGAGCATCAAGCATATAGGATGTCTGCTAATCTCAACAGAGCCAGTGTGATAAGAGGGCAAGGATGGTGGTTTAAGTAcaggagtgggactcaggagatgtgggttctattcctgactctgccacagaattgCTGTGTGTCCTTGAAcaggtcacttaatctctgtggaCCTTAGTGTCCCCCCATTTGTAAAAGAGGGAAAAGGTTGACCTATATCTCAGGGAGACTGAGGCTTAATTGACTACTATTTGTAACTACTTTGAGCTCCACAAATGCAGGCTATTACAGAGTACAAAGTATTTGATACTTTTCATATTAATTGGGTTAATTACTTTCCTAGAGCAAAGCCAACACACCTGAAATTCTTAATGAGTTTGTGTATTCAAAAAGGAAGAAACTGGACATCTTAAATTAAAGAAGTACTTTGGCTCAAAGACATGATAAAATTTCATTATGAAGTTATTTTAAGGTCAGGAACTTCAGAACCACTGAACAGAAATACCTTcttgtgcagtgtatattggccCTTTGAGAGTCAGTATTTCAGGAGGCTAATGAGACACACTGGCTGGAGTTTGAAGAGGGCTGGGTAACTCTTCGATGGCTAATAACTGTTTCTATACGAGCTAAGATAATGGGTTCAGGGTGTTGTTGGCAAAGACAGGGACTGATTCCTGTGTACAGCAACAGAGTTTAGTTTcgttaggttttaaaaaaatcagactagCCAGGAAGCAGTTTACATCAGCTGCTGCAAAAGATGCAGAGATACTTGTCAGGAGGCGTGTGACTGGGTGAGTGTTTGCAGGGTGGGAAAGTTATCCTCTTACAGCACTAGAACAAGCTAAACACGTACAGTAGACAAGAGTCAGACTCTGCCCTGTGGGAGTTATTGGGAAATGTTCTTAGTCAAATCCActgagtttgttttattttcctgagAGCGTCATGTCATCAGACAATGGTGCTGTCCACAAGCTCCAGAATTTAGCTGACTTCTAAGATATTGCAGTACCGCTGTAGATACGATTTCTTGTTCTGTCTAAGGTGCTCATTGAGTTAACGTAATGGCTCCCTGTTCCATCGCAGTGGGAAATGCAGGTTGTTCAAGTCTCTGATGATGtggcagcagaagatgatggAGAAGTTCATGAGGAAACAGGTGAAGATTACATTCCTGAGAAAAAGACCCTGAGGACCAGAAAGAAATCAAATTTGGCAAAAAAGCCTCTCAGTTCGGAGCCTGCAGGGAATGCTGGGCTGGTAGAGGCTGGGACTCCTGGGAACAGAAAAGGTACAGCTGTGCCGGTTGAATGCCCCACATGTCATAAAACCTTCCTCAGCAAATATTATCTAAAAGTGCACAACAGGTaaacattctgatttttattCCTGTACCTTACCCACAGTAAGAGGGACCTGTGCCCTGACTGGCTTCCCGCAGGGCTGGGCTATACAGAGCAGTCGTGCTGAGTAGCTGAACTTGAGCTCATTTCTGAACTTAAACACACGGGTTTAGGCTATGAAATAATAGTACTGGGAGGCAGGCGAGACCTGAGAGAATAGTCTCTGCCTGTAGGAGTCTTTTACTTGTTCAGAGAAAGCTCCAGTTCCAGGATGGAAAACCTCCTGGGGTACTGAGGATCTTTGCTAGAGGAAGCACCTAGTCCTAGCATTTCCCAGCTGCCTTTTTACGTTTTGCTGGATCACATTTCCTGTTTGCAGTTGGCCAGGGGCAGATACCAGTAAGACCCTCCGTATTGACTCTTGGAGTCACTTTTTGGCATTGTGACCCTTTCAGCACTGACTGGGGTACTGAACCCAGCTAGCTGTTAGGGCTTCAGTTGGGGGTGAGAAAAACAACTTCTTGAAATGTGCTGAATTTATGAGTGTCTGAAATGTCTCTAAAGCACATCCAGCCTGCCATCTGATTTAATCTGACActcaagctcccactggggagcaagGTCTGGGGCTTGATCCGCTCCAGCTGGGCAGTGGGGTCGGGGGCCGCTCCGTTCGCACGTGCTGCGactccaggaagcagcagcatgtcccctctccggctcctacgcgtaGGGGTAGCCAgcgggctccgcacactgcctccgccccaagcccctcccctgcagctctcattggctgggaactgtggagcGGCGCCTGTGGACGGGgtagcgtgcagagctgcctggctgcacctccgcataggagccagaggggagacatgccgcagcttccgggagctgcttgaggtaagcgctgcctggagcctgcaccccgatccccctcctgtgccccaacctcctgccccagcccatcctccaaacccctcagtcccagcttggagcaccctcctgcactccaaacccctcatccccatcgcCTGCACCTcagccagagccttcatcccCTCCCCTCGCactccccagagccccctcctgcaccctgaactcctaatttctggtcccaccctagagccctaacccccggccagagccctcaccccttcctgcactccaactccaatttcatgagcattcgtggcccgccatacaatttccatacccagatgtggccctcgggccaaaaagtgtGCTCACCTGCTCTAAAGGTTTGAGTAAATAACTCCTCTCAAGCCTCTTCCACTCTCTCAAGTCTGGGCTGGAGATCAGTATAGCTCGAACGGAGATAAGAGCTTGTCTGTGTCGAGGGGCTGTTACAGGAGATGCAGCATCTGGGAGCAGATCTCAGCGCAAGTGCGGAGGAACTGCCACCTGTTAAAATTTGATCAGCCTCTGTACGTGGAGCTGCCTAGACTTGCTTGTTgttaaaaacaactttaaaacaaTCCTAGAGCCGGAGGGTGAATGGAGCTCTTAGCCCTATAGCAACAAGGGAAAAATATGGTGTAGGACTTCAGAGTGGTAACTAATGCCTAAAGGGAGATCTAGCCCACAGTAGCCGCAggaggagggtgctccaggttcCTTCTTTAAAATGCAGACAAGGTCTGTGACAGTCACCTTAGTTTCACAGGTCAGCATTTCCTACCTTAAACTGCAGCATGTTAGTGGGGGACAGAGAGCATGACTGAGATGATGGCTGTCTTCTGGAGAAGCCAAGGGTGAGTATTCTGCAGGAGAGCCTTGGTGAACTGATGCTCTGAAATACCATGGGAGCAGCAAACCGGCTTCCTAAAGGACAGCATTCAGAAGGGTCTCTTAGGATTTTAAGCTGTATTCTAACAACTTTGACCACAGATAATGTGTTGGTGTGAACAACATTTAACTATGTCTGAGTTTATAAAGTTTTTATTGTCCCCTGGCTCCAAATAGCTGGCTGAAAATGAGCAGTGCTTCACTAGCCTCTTTTAAACTAGGCTATGATGGGGAGTGTGGACCTAGAAATGACACTGAGTCGAGTGAAGGTCCTGTAACTGTTCATGAAGCCTCTCAAGCCACAGGACAGATTTGGTTAATTGTGAAAATAACCCATTGTCTCTGTGAGTCTGCTTCTCCAGTGTAAAACAGTTCAGACTACTAGCATCCTGGCTGTAACTTGCGATCCTGTTGTGTGAGTGGCTCCCTAATCTGTCCCAAGGAAATATTTGTCTTTGCTATTAAAGACTGAGAATTACAGATACTCTGTTTGTATTCCTTTTAGGAAACACACTGGAGAAAAGCCATTTGAATGTTCCAAATGt
It encodes:
- the ZBTB48 gene encoding zinc finger and BTB domain-containing protein 48 isoform X2, which produces MDGSFVQHSVRVLQELNKQREKGQYCDATLDVGGLVFKAHWSVLACCSCFFQSLYGDGASSSIILPESFAEIFELLLDFFYTGHLALTSENREKVLVAAKELCVPEAVELCQSFKPKCFDGSDLNNRCLHEKGPREDLNGHLKQPTDSDGEEAIKALSKANVASEASPSCCTRRAKLTQGPSGSPSLLRERLKRAVKTNALSNSGEVKNTQECKEIKRPPKRGGTEDRGISNEVWEMQVVQVSDDVAAEDDGEVHEETGEDYIPEKKTLRTRKKSNLAKKPLSSEPAGNAGLVEAGTPGNRKGTAVPVECPTCHKTFLSKYYLKVHNRKHTGEKPFECSKCGKCYFRKENLLEHEARNCMNRSEQVFTCSVCQEIFKRRMELRLHMVSHTGEMPYKCPSCVQQFMQKKDLQSHMIKLHGAPKPHACSACSKCFLSRTELRLHEAFKHRGEKLFVCEECGHRASSRNGLQMHIKAKHRNERPYVCEFCHHAFTQKANLNMHLRTHTGEKPFQCHLCGKTFRTQASLDKHNRTHTGERPFSCEFCDQRFTEKGPLLRHIASRHQEGRPHFCQICGKTFKGPLEAPHGDS